One Delphinus delphis chromosome 16, mDelDel1.2, whole genome shotgun sequence genomic window, TCTCTGCTGCGGAAGGCGCTCTTTCCTGCATCCCAGACTCCAGGCCCACCGTGGTGGGGTGGCAGGGCCCAGGACAGAGGCCTGAAGGTGAGGGTGATGTTGAGCCCTGGCTCTGGGTACCTGGATCCTGCTATTCTGCTGGAGCTGGGGAGGCGGGCTTCCTGATGTGTGTCCCCAAATGGGAACAGACACTTGCCATGCTGTCCCCAGGGATGGGGTTGCAGAAAGGAAATCTGGGGCCTGACCTAGGCCTCGGGGCACCGCCTAGGCCTGGCACTGCTTCATGGGGCTCAGCTGCTAGAACCAGATCTGCCTTCCTGCCCCTGCTCCCTGGGCATCTCTGAGCTCCTGCAGCCACAGCGACCTGTACCCCACCGCATGCTCACCGTCCAGAAAGAGGCACGTTACCTCAGTGGACACTCAATGTCCACTACTGCCCCCAGCTATCGCTGTTACATGGCGGCTACTTAATGCCTCACGCAGACACATCCTGTCTCCCTACAGCGCCTTCAGGATTGCTGGGTGCAGGGCAGGCCCTAATCTCTGCTAGCTTCCCAGGGACGAGGGCTGGGCTCTGCAGGGCACACACATGGATGGAAGAGTGCCTGCCAGGGTGTTTGGGGTTTGTAGCAACTCACCATGTCCAACAGCAAGATGAATTCCTGTTGGATATCTGTGGCAACAGGCAGAGAGTCATGGGGAAGGGCAGGCTCGAGGGATCCCAGGAAGCTACAGAACCAGCCTGCTTTTCAGGGTCTCAGTGCCCCCCACCACACAACATGGGAGTTGAGGATGTAGGTGGACCCTTCTAGCTCTAAAACTCTGATGCAATTTTATTATAGAATCATACAGAGGGGAAAGCCTAAGCCACTTTGTTGTCATTCTCTTCTCCAGCCCTTTAGCACAGAAGAAATTGAACAAAGACTTGCAGGGAGGATGTAGCACTGGTGCCCAGGCTCAAACaaggctgcccctcccccaactccaggCACCCTGTGGGAGTGTATCTGGCAAGACACTTCAGACCCCAAAGCCAGTGGTTTTTGATGCCCCAACCAAAGTCGCATAAAATAGAAGACTCCACCACAGTGACAGGCCCAGATAATCAGGACCAGGTAGGGACAGGAAGATGTAGGGTGACCGTCTCATCTCCTGATTTTTAGGCTGAGAGCCCCGAGTGAGCCATTTATCTTCCTCAAATCCCCTCCCCACCTGAGACCTTTTAGACTGTGGCTTGAGCTCTCTGCAGTGAACAAACAGGGATGCCCCCAGCATCCTAGCCTGGCTCCAGCCCtctctcccccactttccccaggCCCCATCCATCTCTGAGGCTTCTCTGCAGCTGGAATGGAGGGGGGGGGTGGTATTTGACACCAGAGGCCTGCCCTCTGTGGCACCAATGCCCACACTTCCCTCTTTCCCAGGGAGCAGGGTCACTTCCCTGAAGACGGAGCAGAACACAGAGTTAATAGCAAGCAGTGTTTGTATCTGCCCCATGTCTGGGACACACAGCCCAGTTCCTGGGGACCTGCCAGGGTGGCCTACTGTCTGGCACTGTTGCCTTTGGGGCAATGGTTGCCTTGAGCGGGGAGGGACAAGGAGGCTGaagtggaggtggggagcagggcaCAGCCCGAGACCAGGCAGCCTTGGTGCCAAAGGCCATGGCTTCTGAAGCTCCAGACAAGGGTCGCTGGAGCTAAGGGCCTGCCCACCATCCTCTCTTCAGCATCAGGGGACCCTGATGACGGTGGAAACTCCTTCCCACCTCTAACAAAACCCCTCAGAACCATGGTCTTTCTTCTCCCAGGCTCCTCAAGGCCCAGGTAACTTCTCAGGGCTCtgcaccctcccacccctgcacacCTACCCTCCTTAATAAGATAAGGAGATGCTGCAGGTGCTGCCCAGAGGGAACACGTGGAGGAGAGCTGAAGCCCTGCTTCCGGGGTGTCCAGAGCTGGGCTGCACCTGTGTTGTAGGCGGCTGGCCTTACAAACCCATCTTCCCCCAAACCGCGACCTGTCACTTCTGACTGCCCCTCAAACCCAGCTCCTGGGGCAGCGTCTCTCCTTCACCAGCGCAGCATCTGATTATACACATCCAAGAACTATTCCGCTCTTGGGCAGCTGCTTCTAACTGAATGTCACCCAGAGCTGTGGGACCCTAAGCagtcacttcctctgggaagatGAGGGGCTGGATTCCTGGATCTCTAAGGACACTTCCAGCTTCAAAGTGCCATACCCATAAGCACAGGGCAGGGGTCTTAGGCCCTCCTGGACATCAGGACAGAACTTGATATTACAGGAATGCAGCAGGAAGCACCCCAACCTTCTGCCAGAGACCAGCAGGAACCAGGGAACAAAGGGAACCTTCTGCGTGGTTCCCTTTAGGTGTCTATACCACACTTGGTGCATATACCATACTATGGGCTGTATACCACATGTTATATATCATCACACTGTAAGGTGTGGTACACATTTTGGAGTATATGTCACACTTTGTGCATGTACCGTACTTGGGGGATACACACACTTTGAGGCATAACAAACTTTAGGGCATAAAGACGCTTTACAGCACGTACACACTTTGTGTATATCTCCACACTTGGGATATACCCCATGCTCTGTGGATACAGCACACCTTGTGTAGAGACCTCACTTCTGGGAGCATTCTGCAAAGTGTTAGTGATGTAACTCCGGCAAGGCTGCAGGGTGAAGAGTACAGACCCTAGAACCTGATCATGCTGCATGCAGTGCACTCCCACCACTGTGGttaaccttgagcaaatcacttgtcctctgagactcagtttcctcacctgttaaatggggatcataatagtacctacctcatggggtttGGGGGACGATTAAATGAAACAGAGCTTATAACAGACTTACCATCGTGTCTAGCACAGGAGAAACACATGGTAAATGACAGCTTTGTTATTGCTTGCACTTTTAAAGGTGTTTTATAATGCATAAGTATCtttgaatttcaaatatacataaattCAGACATTCCCAGAGTCTTAATGATTTTGAAAACTCAGATAACAGACAGaccatttaattcatatttatttcacatttgatctgtaaactttttatttaaaaaaaaattccactgtcATTAACAACATGTGCTGACATTAGTTTTTCTTTAGTGAAATAAGAGCACAGGCCTTAAAGAGTCTCTGTCTAAAACATGGGGAAACTTGGATGTAAACAAGGTCTCCACCCTCCTGCCTTGACTTTGGGAGTTCATTAATGACTTGATCTCAACCAGAAAAAACAGGGAGGAAAAAATGGACAACACTTTGATACCTAGGAGCTCTTGGGGCAGGAACTGTACAGTTTGGCAGGCCCATTTGTCTCTTCAGACTGTTTACCTTGGGCAAATTGTATCAGGTTTGCTTCTTCCACATAATTTCCACTTCTCCGTGTCTAAAAACAGCAGGTAAAAGATTCCCCACAGTCAGcactttgggggagggaggggtgcacaTACATACAAGATGgaaacatacatatttttcaaGCAGTGACCCccgaggaaaggagggaggggacacTGGAAAGAGGAGGTTTTAAAGTGAGGTACTGGGGCGAAGAAGGATGCATCAGAGGATAATGGCTTTATACACAGGGCTGCTGCAAGGCAGAAAGGTTCATTTACTTCTGTCTTGGTCCATCATTGTAATATTTACATAGGAAAAGGCAATCATGCTGTTAGgcacaggggaaaaaatggacagaaatcttTTCCCCCTCAGGAAATCTCAAAGCAGGTCCAGTCCCAAGGGACAGTCACCAGTTGCTGGTGAAAATGACACAGAGGGAGGTAATGACAACAGAAAAGGGCTCACATTGCAAAGAGGCTTGCCCTGAGCTAGCCACAATGTGTCTGCCTGGAGAGCATCTCCAACAGCCAGGATGCCAACATCAAAAGCCAAGCGACATTGCGGACAACGTGTACTATCAAAAATAGTGTATATTTACaagggggggggggatgggagggcgggcagggctgccctgagcttttgtttaaaaatagagtCGGGGGAGGAGGAGAGCCAGGGCTGGGTGCCACCATCTATTAACCCTTTGAGAGCCATCCCCTCTGAGCTCTCGTGCTTGCTCTGAACCACGGTGAGAGCTGGATCCAGGGGAGGTGAAAATACTTTTAGGAAACAATACTGATTTGGGGGCCCGCCTAAGAACCCAGGAAGATGGCTCCGAGTGAGGAGCGGCCCTAAGAACAATTGGGGGGGGCGTGTGCCCTTACggtcccccacccacccccagccagtACTTTTCTCTGGTAGGAGAGTGCAGATGCCGGCAGGGCGCCGCAGAGCAACCTTCAGGCCAAGAAACTCGGAATAGGCAGGACCCAGGTTTCGGAGTACTGGGACTGCGTAGACGCACCCCTGGATCCCAGTGGCCGCTGTCGGCGCGAGTCTGTTCGCGGGGCGCGGACTCCGCGCTCACACGATCCGCTTCCTGTCCCCCCGGCAAAGGATCTTCTTGAAGGCGCGGCGGAAGTCGTGATTGAAGATGGTGTAGATGACCGGGTTCAGCGAGCTGTTGCAGTAGCCGAACCAGAAAAAGAACTTGAAGAGTGTGCGCGGCACCGAGCAGCCGACGGCCGTGAGCGTGTAGGTGAAGAAGAAGGGGAACCAGCACGCCACGAACACTCCGATGACCACCGCCAGCACGAAGGTGAAGCGCTTCTCGCGGTTTTGCCGCCCGCGCCAGCGCGACGCCTTGGCGCCTCCGCCGCGCTCCTCCCCGTGCCCGGCCGCGGGTGCCCCCGGCCCCGTCGCCCCTGGCCCGCGCCGCGGCAGGCTGTCCCCGGGCTTCACCTGGCTCGCCCGGGCCTTACCCTTGGCCCGGGGGCCGCGCTCGGACCTGAGGGTCCCCGGGGGCCGCTCGGCGTGCTCGGACGAGGAGCTCTCCTCGAGGTCCAGCGCGTCGGCGTCCCGCGGCCCTGCCGGCGTGGGCTCCCTCGGGGCACCGTTGAGCTGGGCCGGCAGCGACTCCGCCTCGGCGCCCACGGGGCCCACGCCGCGCTCCGGGCCCAAGCCGTTGGGTCTGCGCTTGGCGCCCCCCGGCAGCGTGGCGGCGGCATCAGGACCCCTGCGACTGGGCGGCACGCGGGTGCGGCGCTTGGCGATCTGGTAAATGCGCACGTAGACCAGGATCATGATGAGGCAGGGCGCGAAGAAGGAGCCGATGCACGACGAGATGACGTACCACTTCTGGTCGTTGATCTCGCAGCGCGGTTCGGCCGGCTGCTGGCCACCACTGCCTCCTTTCTTCTCGATGGAGA contains:
- the ADRA2A gene encoding alpha-2A adrenergic receptor, whose translation is MFRQEQALAEGSFAPMGSLQPDASNASWNGTEAPGGGARATPYSLQVTLTLVCLAGLLMLFTVFGNVLVIIAVFTSRALKAPQNLFLVSLASADILVATLVIPFSLANEVMGYWYFGKAWCETYLALDVLFCTSSIVHLCAISLDRYWSITQAIEYNLKRTPRRIKAIIVTVWVISAVISFPPLISIEKKGGSGGQQPAEPRCEINDQKWYVISSCIGSFFAPCLIMILVYVRIYQIAKRRTRVPPSRRGPDAAATLPGGAKRRPNGLGPERGVGPVGAEAESLPAQLNGAPREPTPAGPRDADALDLEESSSSEHAERPPGTLRSERGPRAKGKARASQVKPGDSLPRRGPGATGPGAPAAGHGEERGGGAKASRWRGRQNREKRFTFVLAVVIGVFVACWFPFFFTYTLTAVGCSVPRTLFKFFFWFGYCNSSLNPVIYTIFNHDFRRAFKKILCRGDRKRIV